The genomic interval TATCTTAAATGCTCTGTATCTTCGGGCAATCTTTACAACATGTGGATAATCCATAAAATTTTCTGAGTTCGCGGTAAAAGAAATGACTGTTGGTATACTCAGTTTGCGGTAAACTTTTAGCGATTCAATAATCTTTTTATAACTCCCCATTCCTCTAATTGAATCATTTCTCTCTCTTTTTCCTTCTAAGCTAATCTGAACAAAATCAGGTCGGTAATTCTCCAGTTGGTTAAGTACACTTTTTGAAGAAATAAATCCGTTTGAGAGTATTCCAAAAGAAAACATTTTTGTTTCCCGTACTTTTCTAATCAGATCTACTATATCGGTTCTTAAAAAAGGCTCTCCTCCTGTAAGATTAATATGTGCGTGTGATATTCCTTTTGTTTTGACAAACATCTGTAGTTGAACTAAAATTTGCTCAAAGTCGTGAAAAGCTAATCCATTGTAATTATAATCTCTTTGATAGCAATGCCTGCATCTCAAATTACAGTTATCTGTTATATGCCACTGAAAAACTATCGTGTTAGATGGAGCTATATTCAAAATTAATCACAACCCCCACATCCTCCCCCACATCCCCCACAGCCCCCACAGCCTCCACAGCCTCCACAGCCTCCACAGCCTCCACAGCCTCCACAGCCTCCACAGCCCCCTTCACCGCCGCCTCCACCGCGGACAGTCCCACAGCCCATTGTAGAACCGGGACGGTTATCAAGAAGTGCTGTACTTTCCAATAACTCGCCAAATTGGGTGTCAATAAAAGAATTTATTCCAAATATTGCAATTCCGTATAAAAGATTATCATCCACAAGCAAATCAGCAGTTTCGTCTGAAGTTTTCAACCATTCAAATCTTTGGGCTGTTCTTTGTAACAGCATTTTTCCAAGTGCAGTTATAACACCTGGTCTGGCAACTCTGTATAGAATGACAGTTGTCAGAATTAGCAACAAAAACAGATATCCACTTGGTTTATCTCGAACTAAACCAAAATAAAGTTTAGTTCCCCCAATTCCCCAAAGGATCACAAGACCCCAAAAGAAACCTTTCCAATGTTGATTTATTTGTGCTGAATCTGGAATCAGATGTAGTTCTTCTAATCTGGCTTTATTAGGCCGAATAATTTTTTTTATACTATCAATAGAATAAGTTAGGTATAGATCCCTGTATTTGATAGGCTTTTTAATGTAGTTATAGATTGCTGTTTCAAGAGTGTTAAATTTCGAAATATCAGTTTGCTTTTGCTCAAGAACAATCGCATTTTTTTTAATCGAAATATCAACAGCTTTTTGACGCCATAAATTGAAAACACTCATAACAATTGCACCGTATACTCCACTTTTTAGAATCGCAATATCCAGTGGTTCTAATTTGGTTGGTTCAGGAATTTCAAAATCAGATGTACAATCACAGGGGACATAATGCCTAACATTTAATAACACAACAATTGCATACAGTGTGAACAAAAACATAAACTGAGAGCCTGGAATACTTACCAGATAATCGATCATATCATCCTCCTCAAGTTCAACACTAATGTTGCGCATACCTGATATGGTCAAATACTATCAGGTTAATATTTTTTATCAATGTTTCACAGTGGACCTGAACCAAAATTTTTTTCAAATAAAAAAAACTCCCTAAGTTCAGATACAGCAAATGAGAAAAAGTATTTGGAGAGAGTAGATGACACCCGAAAAGCTATCAAGTCAAGATATATTCTGATATATAGAAATATGGTAAAAAGTGTAATAGGAAATTCATGCACGCCACCATTGGCCGGGAATAATACTGCATGTTTCTTATCACAACAAATTAGACAAAACACACATTTCCTAATATGTGAAATAAATTTGATGTACTTCTTGCAACCAAGAATCAATATACTGCTAATTGATCTCCGGGAGCAAGCTATTTGAGCGTATTTATGTAGGAGTAGCTCAACTTCTGTTCTTCAACAAACCCAAGAGAACTTGCATCAGTTAATGTGTGTCGGACAATATTTCACCCGATATTGGTCCCTATTTGGTAAGCAAATCAATTTCATCTCCTATGGCTCCCGGAAGTACAGTAACCAAACCCCCTTCGATTGTCAAAACCCGCTGTAGTAGACTCAAAATTGAGAACCATAAATTTCAGAACCAAAGCAACCCAATTCCTTAGCCCAGTTCACCCTGCACGACATGAAGAAGCAGACTCTTTACGCGCTTCTCCCAGCTATTTTGGGAGAATTGTGTTCAGTCTTTAGTACTGGCCTTACAGGACAAAAGAAGCGATGAGTATTTTACTGATAGCAATTTGATACTCTGCAGGGCGGCTTTTCCATCGATTCTGCCGGTTCCTATCCTTTACTTACAATCCTGGTTTCAGGAGTGAATGTAATTTCGCTATCCCCAAATTCCATTGCTCTTAATGCAAACTCAATATCAGCTTCAGTTCTCTTTAGCTCTTTTGCCATTTCGGAAATAGGGATTTGAACTTTTCTGTCCATCATTTTGATAATAGCTTCCTCAATCTTTTCTTTATTCCTAAAAGCTATGATTCCGGCAATAACAATGGGTATACCGAAGTACCAATATCCGATTGCAAGAAAGGACCCAAAAATTATTGAAAGCAGACCTCCTGCTTTATTTTTTCCTGCAAAAATTGCAACTGAACACCCCCCCAAAATGACAGAGTAGAGAGCTAAATAGATGACACTTTCCAACACATTTGCATTTAGGGCGCTTTCTTCATGTCTGAGATACCAAAACACAAGCAAAGTAAATCCCAGTGAAAGCATGCTGACAAGTAAGATTAATGTTGCAGATATTTTCACCGATATTGGCAGACGTACCCTAAATTTCGATTTTCCCCCGTACTTGCTATCGTCATATTTCTTTACAATTTCTTCCATTTCTGACCCTTTATGCTAATTTTGAATTTTTTCTTCCAGACATGCTAAAATTATATCGCAATTTTCTTCATACTTTTTTTTATCCCTGAAGATAAACTTGAACTCCTTAGTTCCATCATTGATTATAAGTTTACCTGTTGACAAAGCGCCTTTGGGCATTAATTGTGCTCTTAAGATGCCTTCATATGTTAATGAATAGTTTTTTTTATCACTTGTCTCAATGCTTTTTAGCGTCAGTTCTTCCAGCTGCTCCGAACGCTTATTGGACATGTGGGTTGCAATACCCTGTCCTATAACACCAAAAAGAGCGTTCCATCCACCGGTACTGCCGGTTTTTGCGCAAAGAATTCTTTTATCGGTAAAAAACAGGTCATAGTCACAGAAACCCAGTTTTGCACGAACTATACCTCTTCTTTCTTCTGACATTTTTTCCTCCTATGGGAGATGTGATGTGCTAAATGAT from Chitinispirillum alkaliphilum carries:
- a CDS encoding radical SAM domain protein, whose amino-acid sequence is MNIAPSNTIVFQWHITDNCNLRCRHCYQRDYNYNGLAFHDFEQILVQLQMFVKTKGISHAHINLTGGEPFLRTDIVDLIRKVRETKMFSFGILSNGFISSKSVLNQLENYRPDFVQISLEGKRERNDSIRGMGSYKKIIESLKVYRKLSIPTVISFTANSENFMDYPHVVKIARRYRAFKIWTDRYLPNGKSDNLQMTTKQFKTLCDLINKEKLKDKYFIFSETEILAERALQFLLCGGRPYSCSAGVSLLAILSNGDLVPCRRLPIKVGNLLSDNLNELYENSEILEDIRDINNLDSNCFDCYYKTSCNGGLKCLAYATSGDYKTKDSNCWI